In the genome of Nisaea sediminum, one region contains:
- a CDS encoding 3'-5' exonuclease: MAPARDRDDSPLRRAIVMRYRTRRTHAVLLSAIPAILALALVIFAVRHVLLADEQDWTLLVLPAVGTVAAAVLTYAVYGIIAAHIGDLDRMKEDLDLAASTGRLPARWRQFTGGPGEIAGLSQTIERAFIRRQRHDSEGAWIAGVLAGIPAAVIVFTGTGLVALSNAAARRRLGEFGTAPGHSIFSIVDHGLLGAALRRARDSRRPVEFALTDTEGKSVEAQIAGLAEGGVISFLAPVEEVLPEQTAMDLSLGSVAPEPAPFLNSTPLGSLPIVSLDLETTGLEAARDRIVSIGAVRVQDGHVFTGACLDLLVKPGIQIPERSFRVHGIGDELVAGAPPLPELWEELTRFCEGCVIVGHQIGFDLAVLAAEAKRHKLPPIGVPALDTMALFKLIAPDERIGLDSAAEAMGLSIFGRHTALGDAIVTAELFNAMVPELRQLGISNYGSALDVAAPRPWGRE, from the coding sequence GTGGCGCCCGCGCGGGACAGGGACGACTCGCCGCTCCGCCGGGCCATTGTCATGCGCTATCGGACGCGCCGCACCCATGCGGTCCTGCTCTCGGCGATCCCGGCGATCCTTGCCCTCGCGCTCGTGATCTTTGCCGTCCGTCACGTCCTGCTTGCCGACGAGCAGGACTGGACGCTGCTCGTCCTGCCCGCGGTCGGCACCGTGGCGGCGGCCGTGCTCACCTACGCGGTCTATGGCATCATCGCGGCGCATATCGGCGATCTCGACAGGATGAAGGAGGATCTCGACCTCGCGGCCAGCACCGGACGGCTGCCGGCGCGATGGCGGCAATTCACCGGCGGGCCGGGCGAGATCGCGGGACTGTCGCAGACGATCGAGCGGGCATTCATCCGCCGCCAGCGGCATGATTCCGAAGGTGCCTGGATCGCCGGCGTCCTCGCGGGCATCCCTGCGGCAGTGATCGTTTTCACCGGTACCGGCCTCGTCGCGCTCTCGAATGCCGCCGCCCGGAGGCGTCTCGGCGAATTCGGCACCGCGCCGGGACACAGCATCTTCTCGATCGTCGATCATGGATTGCTGGGGGCGGCGCTCCGGCGCGCGCGGGACAGCCGGCGTCCGGTCGAATTCGCTCTCACCGATACCGAGGGAAAGAGTGTGGAGGCCCAGATCGCCGGACTGGCGGAAGGCGGCGTCATTTCCTTCCTCGCTCCGGTGGAGGAGGTGCTCCCGGAACAGACCGCGATGGACCTCAGCCTCGGGAGCGTAGCTCCGGAGCCGGCGCCGTTTCTCAATTCCACGCCGCTCGGCTCCCTGCCTATCGTCAGCCTCGACCTCGAGACCACGGGGCTGGAGGCCGCACGCGACCGGATCGTTTCCATCGGCGCGGTCCGGGTGCAGGACGGTCATGTCTTTACAGGCGCCTGCCTCGATCTTCTGGTGAAGCCGGGAATCCAGATCCCGGAGCGATCCTTCCGGGTGCACGGGATCGGCGACGAACTGGTCGCCGGCGCCCCGCCGCTGCCGGAGCTGTGGGAGGAGCTGACCCGGTTCTGTGAGGGGTGTGTCATCGTCGGGCACCAGATCGGGTTCGATCTGGCGGTGCTCGCCGCGGAGGCGAAGCGGCACAAGCTGCCCCCGATCGGTGTGCCGGCCCTCGATACCATGGCGCTGTTCAAGCTGATCGCGCCGGACGAGCGGATCGGCCTCGATAGTGCCGCGGAGGCGATGGGGCTGAGCATCTTCGGTCGCCATACCGCTCTCGGCGACGCGATCGTCACCGCAGAGCTGTTCAATGCGATGGTGCCGGAGCTGCGTCAGTTGGGCATCTCCAATTACGGCTCCGCACTGGACGTGGCGGCGCCGCGCCCATGGGGCCGGGAATAG
- a CDS encoding esterase — protein sequence MPFSTRWNEQPLDDIESASGFVSTRAAFVAQTTLYGYVRTRAGTRYTALFDDDLFAQSLNIAKWQLFLACAADLAAYVAAGCRERLDQESERELALSFLRSALAEYEEPTRTVPDWAEAVAQAESRLRLVRPDPEDPVAAFRGSEDALIHWAPIADELKIHDEGIVRNSIRFKWKDIRTQLTSSLKANAVAEDFAAVRPAAE from the coding sequence ATGCCGTTCTCGACCCGCTGGAACGAACAGCCGCTCGACGATATCGAATCGGCGTCCGGGTTCGTGAGTACCCGGGCGGCCTTCGTCGCCCAGACCACGCTTTACGGCTATGTCCGGACCCGAGCGGGGACGCGCTATACGGCGCTGTTCGACGACGATCTTTTCGCCCAATCGCTGAATATCGCGAAATGGCAGCTGTTCCTCGCCTGCGCGGCCGATCTCGCGGCATATGTCGCGGCGGGCTGCCGCGAAAGGCTCGATCAGGAGAGCGAGCGGGAACTGGCGCTCTCGTTCCTGCGGTCGGCCCTCGCGGAATATGAGGAACCCACCCGGACGGTTCCCGACTGGGCGGAGGCGGTCGCGCAGGCGGAGTCGAGGTTGCGCCTTGTCAGACCGGACCCGGAAGACCCGGTCGCGGCGTTCAGGGGCAGCGAGGATGCCCTGATCCATTGGGCGCCGATCGCCGACGAACTGAAGATCCACGACGAGGGGATCGTGCGGAACTCCATCCGCTTCAAGTGGAAGGACATCCGGACCCAGCTGACGTCTTCGCTGAAAGCCAACGCGGTCGCGGAGGATTTCGCCGCCGTGCGTCCGGCCGCCGAGTAG
- a CDS encoding DUF4212 domain-containing protein: MAEADSNNEAHWQRTKNLTIITLIIWFIFAFGVHWFAPQLNSITFLGFPLGFYMAGQGSLFAFVVIIFWFARTQNKIDEEFGVAEDENEDE, encoded by the coding sequence ATGGCGGAAGCCGACTCCAACAATGAGGCTCATTGGCAGCGCACCAAGAACCTCACTATCATCACACTGATCATCTGGTTCATCTTCGCCTTCGGCGTGCACTGGTTCGCGCCGCAGCTCAACTCAATCACCTTCCTCGGATTCCCGCTCGGCTTCTACATGGCCGGACAGGGCTCCCTGTTTGCATTCGTCGTCATCATCTTCTGGTTCGCACGCACCCAGAACAAGATCGATGAGGAATTCGGCGTCGCTGAAGACGAAAACGAGGACGAGTAG
- a CDS encoding sodium:solute symporter family protein: MKGDFIQNLGKIYGLYTGGFLLFIILMAILEQAGVSPDTIGYLFVGFTIAIYALIGVLSRTMATDQYYVAGRQVPALYNGMATAADWMSGASFVAMAGGIYFGGYGYMAFLVGWTGGYVLVASLMAPYLRKFGCYTVPDFIGTRYGGNFARLCAVIVLVVASFTYVTAQINATGTVASRALQIPFEVGVWFGLAGILVCSMLGGMRAVTWTQVAQYIVLIVAYIVPVVWMSNKSGFGMIPQLAYGDAVHRVQELEVLHQIGTLKPTEKFGGLAALVNPINAPGDTLMAKWKFATLVLCMMCGTASLPHVLMRYFTTPSVRSARISVGWSILFIFLLYFTAPALATFTKLSLLDPTLATGIIGKSIADVNALEWIQKWSAVDFLRVSDSNGDGILQINELFMRADIVVLATPEIAGLPYVISGLVAAGGMAAAMSTADGLLLAIANALSHDLYYKIIDPKAETKTRLVVARILLLGVGAAGAFVASLKLTSILGAVAWAFDFACSGLFFPLVLGIWWKRANRQGALAGMIGGFVAGSAYLYYVYFAGGTPWFGIDHLRFGVIGMPVSLVLMIVVSLMTEEPDEETQRMVDAVRTPRGGTILDSAH; this comes from the coding sequence ATGAAGGGTGATTTCATCCAGAATCTGGGGAAGATCTACGGCCTCTATACCGGCGGGTTCCTCCTCTTCATTATCCTGATGGCCATTCTCGAACAGGCCGGTGTCAGTCCCGACACGATCGGTTACCTGTTCGTCGGCTTCACCATTGCGATCTACGCCCTGATCGGCGTGCTGTCGCGCACCATGGCGACGGACCAGTACTATGTCGCCGGCCGGCAGGTTCCGGCGCTCTATAACGGCATGGCGACAGCGGCGGACTGGATGTCCGGCGCCTCCTTCGTTGCCATGGCCGGCGGCATCTATTTCGGCGGTTACGGCTACATGGCCTTCCTGGTCGGCTGGACCGGCGGCTATGTGCTCGTCGCCTCGCTGATGGCGCCGTATCTGCGCAAGTTCGGCTGCTACACGGTGCCGGACTTCATCGGCACGCGCTACGGCGGCAACTTTGCCCGCCTCTGCGCGGTGATCGTTCTGGTGGTCGCGTCCTTCACCTACGTGACGGCGCAGATCAACGCCACCGGCACGGTCGCCTCCCGGGCCCTGCAGATTCCGTTCGAAGTCGGCGTCTGGTTCGGTCTTGCAGGCATCCTCGTCTGCTCGATGCTCGGCGGCATGCGGGCGGTGACCTGGACCCAGGTGGCCCAGTACATCGTGCTGATCGTCGCCTACATCGTCCCGGTCGTCTGGATGTCGAACAAGAGCGGGTTCGGCATGATTCCGCAGCTCGCCTATGGCGATGCCGTCCATCGCGTACAGGAACTCGAGGTCCTGCACCAGATCGGCACTTTGAAGCCGACGGAGAAGTTCGGCGGTCTCGCGGCCCTGGTGAACCCGATCAACGCGCCGGGCGACACCCTGATGGCGAAATGGAAGTTCGCCACGCTGGTGCTCTGCATGATGTGCGGCACGGCCTCGCTGCCTCACGTGCTGATGCGTTACTTCACGACGCCGTCCGTGCGCTCCGCGCGGATCTCGGTGGGCTGGTCGATCCTCTTCATCTTCCTGCTCTACTTCACGGCGCCGGCGCTCGCGACCTTCACCAAGCTTTCGCTGCTCGATCCGACCTTGGCGACAGGCATCATCGGCAAGTCCATCGCCGATGTGAACGCGCTCGAGTGGATCCAGAAATGGTCGGCGGTCGACTTCCTGAGAGTGTCCGACTCCAACGGGGACGGGATCCTGCAGATCAACGAGCTTTTCATGCGGGCCGACATCGTCGTGCTGGCCACGCCTGAAATCGCCGGTCTGCCCTACGTGATCTCGGGTCTGGTGGCGGCAGGCGGCATGGCCGCGGCCATGTCGACGGCGGACGGGCTGCTGCTCGCCATCGCCAACGCCCTCAGCCACGATCTGTACTACAAGATCATCGACCCGAAGGCGGAGACCAAGACCCGGCTCGTTGTGGCCCGGATTCTGCTCCTCGGCGTCGGCGCGGCCGGCGCGTTCGTGGCCAGCCTGAAGCTGACCTCGATCCTCGGTGCAGTGGCCTGGGCGTTCGACTTCGCCTGTTCCGGTCTGTTCTTCCCGCTGGTGCTCGGCATCTGGTGGAAACGGGCGAACCGACAGGGCGCGCTCGCGGGCATGATCGGCGGCTTCGTCGCGGGATCGGCGTATCTCTACTACGTCTATTTCGCCGGCGGCACGCCGTGGTTCGGCATCGACCACCTGCGCTTCGGCGTGATCGGCATGCCGGTCAGCTTGGTGCTGATGATCGTCGTCAGCCTGATGACCGAAGAACCGGACGAGGAGACCCAGCGCATGGTCGACGCGGTCCGGACGCCGCGCGGCGGCACGATCCTCGACAGCGCTCACTAA
- a CDS encoding HpcH/HpaI aldolase/citrate lyase family protein, giving the protein MAGTLPLWRSLLYVPVTNERFVEKAAARGADAIKLDLEDSIPPAEKPAARKALRDAAQVISNAGTEVLVRINRPWRLAVQDLEAAVWPEVSGLCLPKLESADHLAFLDETVEELERERGLEVGTIRFMGLIETPRGLNNVREIAKASRRLKGLSLGQEDYSAALGMPSLGPGDLVEDMRLVQRAAREAGILPLGFAGSIAEITDMEAFRASAERARALGMEGASCVHPAQVPILNAVFSPTEAEIETAEAMVAAYDAAMAEGLGAVSFRGKMIDVPVVERARRALVLRDRIAGR; this is encoded by the coding sequence ATGGCCGGAACCCTGCCGCTCTGGCGCTCGCTGCTCTATGTCCCAGTGACCAACGAACGCTTCGTCGAGAAGGCCGCCGCGCGCGGCGCCGACGCGATCAAGCTCGATCTCGAGGACAGCATTCCGCCGGCCGAGAAGCCTGCTGCCCGGAAAGCGCTGCGCGATGCGGCGCAGGTGATCTCCAATGCTGGCACCGAGGTGCTGGTCCGGATCAACCGGCCCTGGCGGCTCGCCGTGCAGGATCTCGAAGCGGCGGTCTGGCCGGAGGTCTCTGGCCTCTGCCTGCCGAAACTGGAAAGCGCCGATCATCTCGCCTTCCTCGACGAGACCGTGGAGGAACTGGAGCGCGAACGAGGCCTGGAGGTCGGCACGATCCGCTTCATGGGCCTGATAGAGACCCCGCGTGGGCTCAACAATGTGCGGGAGATCGCCAAGGCAAGCCGGCGCCTGAAGGGCCTCTCGCTCGGCCAGGAGGATTATTCCGCCGCCCTCGGCATGCCGTCGCTCGGTCCGGGGGATCTGGTGGAGGATATGCGCCTCGTCCAGCGCGCCGCCCGCGAGGCCGGCATCCTGCCGCTCGGCTTTGCTGGCTCGATCGCCGAGATCACCGACATGGAGGCGTTCCGCGCCAGTGCCGAACGGGCCCGCGCCCTCGGCATGGAGGGCGCCTCCTGCGTCCATCCGGCCCAGGTGCCGATCCTGAACGCGGTGTTCTCCCCGACCGAGGCGGAGATCGAGACGGCGGAAGCGATGGTCGCGGCCTATGACGCGGCGATGGCGGAGGGGCTCGGCGCGGTCAGCTTCCGCGGCAAGATGATCGACGTCCCGGTGGTGGAACGCGCCCGCCGCGCGCTCGTGCTGCGCGACCGGATCGCGGGGCGGTAA
- a CDS encoding CaiB/BaiF CoA transferase family protein, with amino-acid sequence MSTVQARPGRYPANDYDTGAKLPLDGVRVLDLSRLVAGNMVTHVLADYGAEVIKLERPGFGDDLRNWRTEGVATHWKVFCRNKKSVTLDLRKEEGKALFLKLVETADAVVENFKPGTLEEWGLGPDVLQARNPKLTLVRVSGWGQTGPWKHKPGFGSLVEAMSGFAALNGFGDRPPVLPPLALADMIAGLYGAFAVMVALRNVEVSGGKGQSIDLSLFEPIHAILGPEAANYALSGKVPPRTGSRSNLTSPRNTYRCKDGKYVALSGSIQAMAERLFRTIGRPDLIDDPRFRTNTDRVKNNDILDPIVADYMAERTQAECLEIFEKAGVTVGPVADVAQLADDDYMEGRGVVEAFPDPDIGTLPMHAVIPRLSGTPGAVRSPAPELGEHNAEIWGGLGIDVAEQARLAQEGVI; translated from the coding sequence ATGAGCACGGTCCAGGCACGGCCGGGCCGCTATCCGGCGAACGACTACGATACGGGCGCGAAGCTGCCGCTCGACGGCGTCCGGGTGCTCGACCTTTCCCGCCTCGTCGCCGGTAACATGGTCACCCATGTGCTCGCCGACTACGGCGCCGAGGTGATCAAGCTGGAGCGACCGGGCTTCGGAGACGATCTGCGCAACTGGCGCACCGAGGGCGTCGCGACCCACTGGAAGGTTTTCTGCCGCAACAAGAAGAGCGTCACCCTCGATCTCCGCAAGGAGGAGGGCAAGGCGCTGTTCCTGAAGCTGGTGGAGACCGCCGACGCGGTGGTGGAGAATTTCAAGCCCGGCACACTGGAGGAATGGGGTCTCGGGCCGGACGTCCTTCAGGCGCGTAATCCGAAGCTGACGCTGGTCCGGGTCTCCGGCTGGGGCCAGACCGGGCCCTGGAAGCACAAGCCCGGCTTCGGCTCGCTGGTCGAGGCGATGAGCGGCTTTGCCGCGCTCAACGGCTTCGGCGACCGGCCGCCGGTACTGCCGCCGCTGGCGCTCGCCGACATGATCGCCGGACTTTACGGTGCCTTCGCCGTGATGGTCGCATTGCGCAACGTCGAGGTCTCGGGCGGGAAGGGGCAGAGCATCGATCTCTCGCTCTTCGAGCCGATCCACGCCATCCTCGGCCCGGAGGCGGCGAACTACGCGCTCTCCGGCAAGGTCCCGCCACGCACCGGCAGCCGTTCCAACCTGACCTCCCCGCGCAACACCTACCGCTGCAAGGACGGCAAGTACGTCGCGCTCTCCGGCTCGATCCAGGCGATGGCGGAGCGATTGTTCCGCACCATCGGCCGGCCGGACCTGATCGACGATCCGCGCTTCAGGACGAACACGGACCGGGTGAAGAACAACGATATCCTGGATCCGATCGTCGCCGACTATATGGCCGAGCGCACCCAGGCGGAATGCCTGGAGATCTTCGAGAAGGCCGGCGTCACCGTCGGGCCGGTGGCTGACGTCGCGCAGTTGGCCGACGACGATTACATGGAGGGAAGGGGCGTGGTCGAGGCCTTCCCGGATCCCGATATCGGCACCTTGCCGATGCATGCGGTAATCCCGCGGCTTTCCGGCACGCCGGGCGCGGTGCGCAGCCCTGCGCCGGAGCTCGGCGAGCATAACGCGGAAATCTGGGGCGGTCTCGGGATCGACGTCGCCGAGCAGGCGCGTCTCGCGCAAGAAGGAGTGATCTGA
- a CDS encoding threonine aldolase family protein, translating to MSTNSNDWKVNFASDNVGGAAPEIVAALSEAASGFAMPYGNDDLTDKFRRMAAETFETELAAYPVATGTAANSIALATLSPPYGVIYCHEGAHIEEDECAAPEFFIGGGKLTLLGGADGKFSAETLKAKLGDPSAASAVHHAQPAAVSISQLTETGTAYTLDEIRAIADVAHAHGLKLHMDGARFANAVNGLGCSPAEATWKAGVDVLSFGATKNGAFAAEAVIFFDPALAKDVEFRRKRGGHLFSKMRFLSAQLCAYLENDNWLRYAANANRAAKVLTDGLRGLPGVELLYPVDGNEIFARISASVHQALRAAGCQYYAFGEAPDGSVGIRLVTAFNTGEADTGHFIEAARVGAKGTAA from the coding sequence ATGAGCACCAATTCCAACGACTGGAAGGTCAATTTCGCCAGCGACAATGTCGGCGGCGCGGCGCCCGAGATCGTGGCGGCTCTCAGCGAGGCGGCGTCCGGGTTCGCCATGCCCTACGGGAATGACGATCTGACCGACAAGTTCCGCCGGATGGCGGCGGAGACCTTCGAGACCGAACTCGCGGCCTATCCGGTCGCGACCGGCACGGCGGCCAACTCCATCGCGCTCGCCACTCTCTCGCCGCCCTACGGCGTGATCTATTGCCACGAGGGCGCGCATATCGAGGAAGATGAGTGCGCGGCACCGGAATTTTTTATTGGCGGCGGCAAGCTCACCTTGCTCGGCGGCGCCGACGGCAAATTCTCGGCGGAGACCCTGAAGGCGAAACTCGGAGATCCGAGTGCGGCCTCGGCGGTGCATCACGCCCAACCGGCTGCCGTCAGCATCAGCCAGCTGACGGAGACGGGGACCGCGTACACGCTCGACGAGATCCGCGCGATCGCCGACGTCGCCCATGCCCACGGCCTGAAGCTGCACATGGACGGCGCCCGTTTCGCCAACGCGGTGAACGGGCTCGGCTGCTCGCCGGCTGAAGCGACCTGGAAGGCCGGGGTCGACGTGCTCTCCTTCGGCGCTACCAAGAACGGCGCCTTCGCCGCCGAAGCTGTGATCTTCTTCGATCCCGCGCTGGCGAAAGACGTCGAGTTCCGGCGCAAGCGCGGCGGCCATCTCTTCTCCAAGATGCGGTTTCTCTCGGCCCAGCTCTGCGCCTATCTCGAGAACGATAACTGGCTGCGCTACGCGGCGAACGCCAACCGCGCGGCGAAGGTGCTGACGGACGGTCTTCGCGGCCTGCCGGGCGTCGAACTGCTCTACCCAGTGGACGGCAACGAGATCTTCGCCCGCATTTCCGCGTCCGTGCATCAGGCGCTGCGTGCTGCGGGGTGCCAGTACTATGCGTTCGGCGAGGCGCCGGACGGCTCGGTCGGCATCAGGCTTGTCACCGCCTTCAACACAGGCGAAGCGGATACCGGCCATTTCATTGAGGCCGCGCGCGTCGGCGCAAAGGGAACGGCGGCATGA
- a CDS encoding RluA family pseudouridine synthase encodes MDPASETLQLEIASGEAGQSDETTDRIDRWLAGRLAEMPDVPKLSRSRLKNLILDGRVSAGDATITDPSEAVKPGRTYRIQVPPPEPADPEPEAIALTVVYEDKDLIVVDKPAGMVVHPAPGSSDGTLVNALLAHCGGSLSGIGGVRRPGIVHRIDKDTSGLMVVAKSDEAHHGLVVQFAAHTIERLYRAVTRGVPTKRADRIEGAIGRSQRNRKKMAVTSNGKPAVTHYKVIERFGTRAALVECRLETGRTHQIRVHMSHIGHPLIGDPLYGRGHKAGDPEAVKAFRRQALHAAVIGFEHPVTKEWLRFESALPDDMEALLAGLRQSGE; translated from the coding sequence ATGGATCCTGCTTCAGAGACACTTCAGTTAGAGATCGCCTCGGGCGAAGCCGGGCAGAGCGACGAGACAACCGACCGCATCGACCGCTGGCTTGCCGGGCGTCTCGCGGAGATGCCCGATGTGCCGAAACTGTCCCGGAGTCGGTTGAAAAATCTCATCCTGGACGGCCGCGTCAGCGCCGGAGACGCGACGATAACCGACCCCTCGGAAGCGGTCAAACCCGGGCGGACCTACCGCATTCAGGTGCCCCCGCCGGAGCCCGCGGACCCGGAACCGGAGGCCATCGCGCTGACCGTGGTCTACGAGGACAAGGACCTTATCGTGGTCGACAAGCCGGCGGGCATGGTGGTCCATCCAGCCCCCGGCAGCAGCGACGGCACGCTTGTGAATGCCCTGCTCGCCCATTGCGGCGGCAGTCTTTCTGGGATCGGCGGCGTCCGGCGCCCGGGGATCGTGCACCGCATCGACAAGGATACCAGCGGACTGATGGTCGTGGCCAAGAGCGACGAGGCGCATCACGGGCTGGTCGTGCAGTTTGCCGCCCACACGATCGAGCGGCTTTATCGGGCGGTCACCCGCGGCGTGCCGACGAAACGGGCTGACCGGATCGAGGGCGCCATCGGGCGCAGCCAGCGCAACCGCAAGAAGATGGCGGTGACGTCGAACGGCAAACCGGCGGTGACGCACTACAAGGTCATCGAACGCTTCGGCACCCGCGCAGCTCTGGTCGAGTGCAGGCTGGAAACCGGACGGACGCACCAGATCCGCGTCCACATGTCCCATATCGGCCATCCGCTGATCGGCGACCCGCTTTACGGACGCGGCCACAAGGCAGGCGATCCGGAAGCAGTGAAAGCCTTCCGCCGACAGGCCCTGCACGCCGCGGTTATCGGCTTCGAACACCCGGTCACGAAGGAATGGTTGCGCTTCGAAAGCGCCCTTCCGGACGACATGGAAGCGCTGCTCGCCGGACTCCGGCAGTCTGGTGAATAA
- the rpoH gene encoding RNA polymerase sigma factor RpoH, whose product MAQATQLPTLTAEGNLTRYLQEIRKFPMLKPEEEYMLAKRWREHDDSEAAHKLVTSHLRLVAKIAMGYRGYGLPVAELISEGNVGMMQAVKRFDPERGFRLATYAMWWIRAAIQEYILHSWSLVKIGTTAAQKKLFFNLRKLKGQMQAIEEGDLSPERVTAIATKLEVPEQDVINMNRRLSAPDHSLNAPLRVEGEGEWQDWLVDENESQEEVLAESEELDQRRKLLAVGMEALNERERHILTERRLLENPTTLEDLSQEYGISRERVRQIEVRAFEKLQKAMRNAAIEQRLETA is encoded by the coding sequence ATGGCACAGGCGACACAACTTCCGACGCTTACTGCTGAAGGCAACCTCACCCGCTATCTGCAGGAAATCCGCAAATTTCCGATGCTGAAGCCGGAAGAGGAGTACATGCTCGCCAAGCGCTGGCGCGAGCATGACGATTCAGAAGCCGCGCACAAGCTCGTCACCAGCCATCTCCGCCTCGTGGCGAAGATCGCCATGGGATATCGCGGCTATGGTCTCCCCGTCGCCGAACTGATTTCCGAAGGCAATGTCGGCATGATGCAGGCGGTGAAGCGCTTCGATCCGGAACGCGGCTTCCGCCTCGCGACCTATGCGATGTGGTGGATCCGTGCCGCGATCCAGGAATATATCCTGCACTCATGGTCGCTGGTGAAGATCGGTACCACGGCGGCGCAGAAGAAGCTCTTCTTCAACCTGCGCAAGCTCAAGGGCCAGATGCAGGCGATCGAGGAAGGCGACCTCTCGCCCGAACGGGTGACGGCAATCGCGACGAAGCTGGAAGTTCCGGAACAGGACGTCATCAACATGAACCGGCGCCTCTCGGCCCCGGACCATTCCCTGAATGCCCCGCTGCGAGTCGAGGGCGAAGGCGAATGGCAGGACTGGCTGGTCGACGAGAACGAGAGCCAGGAAGAGGTTCTGGCCGAGAGCGAGGAACTGGACCAGCGGCGCAAGCTGCTCGCGGTCGGCATGGAGGCACTCAACGAACGTGAACGCCACATCCTGACGGAGCGTCGCCTGCTGGAAAATCCGACAACGCTCGAGGATCTGAGCCAGGAATACGGCATCAGCCGGGAACGGGTGCGGCAAATCGAGGTCCGCGCCTTCGAGAAGCTGCAGAAGGCGATGCGGAACGCCGCCATCGAACAGCGGCTCGAAACCGCCTGA